The Chryseobacterium wanjuense genome includes a window with the following:
- a CDS encoding efflux RND transporter periplasmic adaptor subunit, which produces MKRVVASIALGSLLLFTGCNKKKEEKEEAAVYPVTSPVVMDTVIDKEYVAQIQSVKNIEVRAQEKGFLEKIFVDEGQYVHQGQTLFRIMPKLYQAELLKAQAEVAQATIELKNATTLANNNIVSKNERAMAKAKLDAANAEAKLAQIHLSFTDIKAPFSGIINRLPLKLGSLIDEGDLLTSLSDNDDIYTYFNVSEPEYLNYQMNAASRGSNQVSLVMANGDIFPQKGEVQTIEGEFDNETGNIAFRAKFPNPNKLLRNGETGKVRMTLPLKNALIIPQKTTYEIQDQKYVFVVDKNGVVKSKNIKVAYELPDVYVVGSGLATGDKILLEGVQKVKDDQKVQTKFQDPKKVLQSLKLKAE; this is translated from the coding sequence ATGAAAAGAGTTGTCGCAAGTATTGCGCTAGGAAGTCTTTTGTTGTTCACAGGTTGTAACAAGAAAAAAGAAGAAAAAGAAGAAGCTGCGGTTTATCCGGTTACCTCTCCAGTAGTAATGGATACGGTGATTGATAAAGAATATGTAGCTCAGATCCAGTCTGTAAAGAACATTGAAGTTCGTGCACAGGAAAAAGGTTTTTTAGAAAAAATCTTTGTGGACGAAGGTCAGTATGTTCACCAGGGTCAGACATTGTTCCGGATCATGCCAAAATTGTATCAGGCAGAATTACTAAAGGCACAAGCCGAGGTAGCACAGGCCACCATCGAGCTGAAAAATGCAACGACATTAGCCAACAACAACATTGTTTCTAAAAACGAAAGAGCAATGGCAAAGGCAAAATTAGATGCAGCCAATGCAGAAGCAAAGCTGGCTCAGATCCACTTGTCATTCACAGACATTAAAGCTCCGTTTTCAGGGATTATCAACAGACTTCCTTTGAAATTGGGTAGTTTGATCGATGAAGGAGATTTGCTGACATCTTTGTCGGATAATGATGATATCTACACGTATTTCAACGTTTCCGAACCGGAATATCTGAATTATCAGATGAATGCAGCATCGAGAGGAAGCAATCAGGTTTCTTTGGTGATGGCAAACGGAGATATTTTCCCTCAGAAAGGGGAAGTTCAGACCATTGAAGGGGAATTTGACAATGAAACAGGTAATATCGCGTTCAGAGCAAAATTTCCAAATCCGAATAAATTATTAAGAAACGGAGAAACAGGAAAAGTAAGAATGACTTTACCGCTGAAAAATGCTTTAATCATTCCTCAAAAAACAACCTACGAAATTCAGGATCAGAAATATGTTTTCGTGGTTGATAAAAATGGAGTGGTAAAGTCTAAAAATATTAAAGTAGCTTATGAGCTTCCAGATGTATATGTGGTAGGTTCCGGGTTGGCAACTGGAGATAAAATCTTACTGGAAGGTGTTCAGAAAGTGAAAGACGATCAGAAGGTTCAGACGAAATTCCAGGATCCGAAAAAAGTTCTTCAATCATTGAAATTAAAAGCAGAGTAG